A section of the Neisseria dumasiana genome encodes:
- the ppsR gene encoding posphoenolpyruvate synthetase regulatory kinase/phosphorylase PpsR: MARRSAFFISDRTGITSESMGEALLDQFEGVNFKRATYPFVDTPEKARAMVQIINAAASDSGLRPLVFTSIINDEIRTIIKTCQGLHLSFFDAFLGTIERELGLRARHSVGRTHGIGDTERYDARMEAVNFSLNHDDGISGKDLKDADVILMGVSRSGKTPTCLYLALQYGIRAANYPLTPDDLESTDLPRMVKPYKHKLFGLTIQPERLQAIRHERRPDSNYSQLNTCRREVADAQSMFRTHSIPFTNTTDKSVEELAVSIMQACQLKRRF, from the coding sequence ATGGCCCGCCGTTCTGCTTTTTTTATTTCCGACCGCACAGGCATCACTTCTGAAAGCATGGGCGAAGCCCTGCTGGATCAATTTGAAGGAGTGAATTTCAAAAGAGCAACCTATCCTTTTGTCGATACCCCTGAAAAAGCCCGTGCTATGGTGCAAATCATCAATGCCGCCGCATCAGACAGCGGCCTGCGCCCCTTGGTATTTACCAGTATCATCAATGATGAAATCCGCACCATTATTAAAACCTGCCAAGGTTTGCACCTGAGCTTTTTCGATGCTTTCTTAGGCACAATCGAGCGCGAACTCGGCCTGAGGGCGCGGCACTCGGTGGGACGCACCCACGGCATCGGCGACACCGAGCGCTACGATGCGCGTATGGAAGCGGTTAACTTCTCACTCAATCACGACGACGGCATCAGCGGTAAAGATTTAAAAGATGCCGATGTGATTCTGATGGGGGTTTCCCGTTCAGGCAAAACCCCCACCTGCCTGTATCTCGCGCTCCAATACGGTATCCGCGCCGCCAATTATCCGCTCACCCCCGACGACTTGGAAAGCACCGATTTGCCGCGCATGGTTAAACCCTACAAACACAAATTATTCGGTTTAACCATCCAACCCGAACGGCTGCAAGCCATCCGCCACGAGCGCCGGCCGGACTCAAACTATTCGCAACTCAATACCTGCCGCCGCGAAGTTGCCGACGCGCAAAGCATGTTCCGCACCCATTCCATTCCTTTTACCAACACCACAGACAAATCGGTAGAGGAATTGGCGGTGAGCATTATGCAGGCATGTCAGCTGAAACGCCGTTTTTAA
- a CDS encoding basic amino acid ABC transporter substrate-binding protein, with translation MNMKKWIAAAVACSAFALSACGGQTGESKQAAAGEKVYRIATNAEFAPFESMDSSNQIQGFDIDLMNAMAKAGNFKVEYKHQPWNSLFPGLANGDVDILLSAITINDERKQTMDFTDPYFKITQVILVQKGKAIQSVEDLKNSQKVGVVTGQTGDLAVSRILGKDSPKIARFESLPLVIKELENGGLDAVVSDSAVVGNYIKNNGNKGFNMVAPPDFEVENYGMAVRKGDTETLNMLNDALKKVRESGEYEKVEKQYFAQQ, from the coding sequence ATGAACATGAAAAAATGGATAGCCGCTGCCGTTGCCTGCTCCGCTTTTGCTTTGAGCGCATGCGGCGGACAAACCGGAGAAAGCAAACAGGCTGCCGCAGGCGAGAAAGTTTACCGCATTGCCACCAATGCAGAATTTGCCCCTTTTGAATCTATGGACAGCAGCAACCAAATTCAGGGTTTCGATATCGATTTGATGAACGCTATGGCTAAAGCGGGCAATTTCAAAGTGGAATACAAACACCAACCTTGGAACAGCCTTTTCCCCGGCTTGGCCAACGGCGATGTGGATATCCTGCTTTCAGCCATTACCATCAACGACGAACGCAAACAAACGATGGACTTTACCGATCCCTACTTCAAAATCACCCAAGTGATTTTGGTTCAAAAAGGCAAAGCCATCCAATCGGTTGAAGACCTGAAAAACAGCCAGAAAGTCGGCGTGGTAACCGGCCAAACGGGCGACCTTGCCGTTTCTAGAATTTTGGGTAAAGACAGCCCCAAAATCGCCCGTTTCGAGAGCCTGCCTCTTGTTATCAAAGAGTTGGAAAACGGCGGCTTGGATGCCGTAGTATCCGACAGCGCGGTTGTAGGCAACTACATCAAAAACAACGGCAACAAAGGTTTCAATATGGTTGCACCTCCTGATTTTGAAGTAGAAAACTACGGTATGGCCGTGCGCAAAGGCGACACCGAAACCTTGAATATGCTGAACGATGCTTTGAAAAAAGTGCGCGAAAGCGGCGAATACGAAAAAGTGGAAAAACAATATTTCGCTCAACAATAA
- a CDS encoding peptide chain release factor 3: MSEILEQVRRRRTFAIISHPDAGKTTLTEKLLLFSGAIQSAGTVKGKKTGKFATSDWMEIEKQRGISVASSVMQFEYKDHTVNLLDTPGHQDFSEDTYRVLTAVDSALMVIDAAKGVEAQTIKLLNVCRLRNTPIVTFMNKYDREVRDSLELLDEVENILKIRCAPVTWPIGMGKNFKGVYHILNDEIYLFDAGGEKLPHEFEIIEGIDNPRLDELFPLEMDNLRAEIELVQAASNEFVLEEFLAGELTPVFFGSAINNFGIQEILNSLIDWAPAPKGRDATVREVMPSEEKFSGFVFKIQANMDPKHRDRIAFLRVCSGKFERGMKIKHLRINRDIAASSVVTFMSHDRELVEEAYAGDIIGIPNHGNIQIGDSFSEGEQLAFTGIPFFAPELFRSVRIKNPLKMKQLQKGLQQLGEEGAVQVFKPHNGGDLILGAVGVLQFEVVTSRLAAEYGVEAVFDNASIWSARWVSCSDKKKLAEFEKANAVNLAIDAGGNLAYLAPNRVNLNLTQERWPDIVFHETREHSVNLNA, encoded by the coding sequence ATGTCCGAAATTTTAGAACAAGTGCGCCGCCGCCGCACCTTTGCGATTATTTCCCACCCTGATGCGGGTAAAACCACCTTAACCGAAAAACTGTTGCTGTTTTCCGGTGCGATTCAAAGCGCCGGCACGGTAAAAGGTAAAAAAACCGGCAAATTCGCCACTTCCGACTGGATGGAAATCGAGAAGCAGCGCGGCATTTCCGTTGCTTCTTCGGTGATGCAGTTCGAGTATAAAGACCACACTGTCAACCTGCTCGACACCCCCGGCCACCAAGACTTTTCGGAAGATACCTACCGTGTGCTTACCGCCGTCGACAGCGCGTTGATGGTGATTGATGCGGCCAAAGGTGTGGAAGCGCAAACCATCAAACTGTTGAATGTCTGCCGCTTGCGCAACACGCCCATCGTTACGTTTATGAACAAATACGACCGTGAAGTGCGTGATTCGCTCGAATTGCTCGACGAAGTGGAAAACATTCTCAAAATCCGCTGTGCGCCGGTTACTTGGCCGATCGGTATGGGCAAGAATTTCAAAGGTGTGTATCACATTCTCAATGATGAAATTTACCTGTTTGACGCGGGCGGTGAAAAACTGCCGCACGAATTTGAAATTATCGAAGGCATCGACAACCCGCGCCTAGACGAATTGTTCCCGCTGGAAATGGACAATCTGCGCGCCGAAATCGAATTGGTTCAGGCGGCATCGAATGAATTTGTGTTGGAAGAATTTTTGGCGGGCGAACTTACTCCCGTGTTTTTCGGCTCTGCCATCAACAATTTCGGCATTCAGGAAATTCTTAACTCGCTGATCGATTGGGCACCCGCTCCCAAAGGCCGCGATGCCACCGTGCGCGAAGTGATGCCGTCTGAAGAAAAATTTTCAGGCTTTGTATTTAAAATCCAAGCCAATATGGATCCGAAACACCGCGACCGCATCGCCTTTTTGCGCGTTTGCTCCGGCAAATTCGAGCGCGGCATGAAAATCAAACATCTGCGCATCAACCGCGATATCGCCGCTTCCAGCGTAGTCACTTTTATGTCGCACGACCGCGAGCTGGTGGAAGAGGCCTATGCGGGCGATATCATCGGCATTCCCAATCACGGCAACATTCAAATCGGCGACAGTTTTTCCGAAGGCGAACAGCTGGCATTTACCGGCATTCCGTTTTTTGCGCCCGAACTGTTCCGCAGCGTCCGCATTAAAAACCCGCTTAAAATGAAGCAACTGCAAAAAGGCTTGCAGCAGCTGGGCGAAGAAGGTGCGGTGCAGGTGTTCAAACCGCACAACGGCGGCGATTTGATATTGGGTGCGGTAGGCGTTTTGCAGTTTGAAGTGGTTACTTCCCGATTGGCTGCCGAATACGGGGTAGAAGCGGTGTTCGACAACGCTAGCATTTGGTCGGCACGCTGGGTATCGTGCAGCGATAAGAAAAAACTGGCCGAGTTTGAAAAAGCCAATGCCGTGAACCTTGCTATTGATGCGGGCGGCAATTTGGCTTATCTCGCACCCAACCGCGTGAATCTGAACCTTACCCAAGAACGCTGGCCGGATATTGTGTTCCACGAAACACGCGAACATTCGGTTAACTTAAATGCCTGA
- a CDS encoding polyamine ABC transporter substrate-binding protein, whose amino-acid sequence MPLKLSFLVFSLSLLAACGGRSSETPEKAEVQAKPSETVAAPQNRFPETAALKIYNWSDYVDPKTVRDFEKQFGVKVTYDVYESDETLESKVLTGKSGYDVVGPSNAFVSRQIKAGAYQKLDKSLIPNYRHINPKLLELMKQVDPGNEYAVPFFWGTNTFAINTERVKRALGTDKLPDNQWDLVFNPEYTAKLKKCGISYLNSAAEMYPMVLNYLGKNPNSSKLEDIQAATDVLKANRANVKRFTSSGFIDALARGDTCVTVGFGGDLNIAKRRAAEAGGKEKIRVMMPKEGVGIWVDSFAIPKDARNVFNAYRYINNFLEPEVAAQNGNFVTYAPSSMPARDLMEKEYSSDNSIFPSDEDLANSFIMVPLEPEALKEMVRQWQQLKVAK is encoded by the coding sequence ATGCCTCTGAAACTTTCTTTTCTTGTGTTTTCCCTTTCTTTGTTGGCTGCTTGCGGCGGGCGTTCTTCGGAAACGCCGGAAAAGGCCGAAGTTCAGGCCAAGCCGTCTGAAACCGTGGCTGCCCCGCAAAACCGGTTTCCCGAAACGGCTGCTTTAAAAATCTATAACTGGTCGGATTATGTTGATCCGAAAACGGTTAGGGATTTTGAAAAGCAGTTTGGCGTAAAGGTTACTTACGATGTGTATGAAAGTGATGAAACGCTTGAATCGAAAGTGTTAACGGGAAAATCCGGTTACGATGTGGTAGGGCCGTCGAATGCTTTCGTGAGCCGTCAGATTAAGGCAGGGGCTTATCAGAAGCTCGATAAAAGCCTGATTCCGAACTACCGTCATATCAACCCGAAACTTTTGGAATTGATGAAGCAGGTTGATCCCGGCAATGAATACGCCGTGCCGTTTTTTTGGGGCACGAATACCTTTGCCATCAATACGGAGCGAGTTAAACGCGCTTTGGGCACGGACAAGCTGCCCGATAACCAATGGGATTTGGTGTTTAACCCGGAATACACGGCCAAGCTGAAAAAATGCGGTATCAGTTATTTGAACAGTGCGGCGGAAATGTATCCGATGGTATTGAATTATCTGGGGAAAAATCCCAATAGCAGCAAGCTTGAAGATATTCAGGCGGCCACGGATGTGCTTAAAGCCAACCGTGCCAATGTGAAACGTTTTACTTCTTCCGGCTTTATTGACGCTTTGGCGCGCGGAGATACTTGCGTAACGGTAGGTTTCGGCGGCGATTTGAATATTGCCAAGCGCAGGGCGGCGGAAGCGGGCGGTAAGGAAAAAATCCGTGTGATGATGCCGAAAGAAGGCGTGGGCATTTGGGTGGATTCGTTTGCGATTCCCAAAGATGCGCGCAATGTGTTTAACGCCTACCGTTATATCAACAACTTTTTAGAGCCGGAAGTGGCGGCGCAAAACGGCAACTTTGTTACTTATGCGCCATCGTCGATGCCTGCGAGAGACTTGATGGAAAAAGAATACAGCAGCGACAATTCGATTTTCCCGAGCGATGAGGATTTGGCCAACAGCTTCATTATGGTGCCGCTGGAGCCTGAAGCATTGAAGGAAATGGTGCGTCAGTGGCAGCAACTGAAAGTGGCTAAATAA
- the alaS gene encoding alanine--tRNA ligase yields the protein MNTSELRQKFLKFFESKGHQIVHSSSLVPHDDPTLLFTNAGMNQFKDVFLGFDKRPYNRATTAQKCVRAGGKHNDLENVGYTARHHTFFEMMGNFSFGDYFKRDAIHFAWEFLTAPEWLNLPKEKLLATVYAEDDEAYNIWLNEIGMPSEKIIRIGDNKGSRYASDNFWQMGDTGPCGPCSEIFYDHGDHIWGGPPGSPEEDGDRFIEIWNCVFMQFNRDEQGNMNPLPKPSVDTGMGLERMAAVMQHVNSNYEIDLFQNLLKAAARETGTEFSMDVPSLKVIADHIRACSFLIADGVLPSNEGRGYVLRRIIRRAVRHGYKLGQKGAFFHKLVPDLVAEMGEAYPELKEKQEAITEALLHEETRFSETLEKGMNLLENELANNSKNMSSIGFHSVFSKLPVYKTGKAKDGVLLLSTGNTEFRALSHITNDGEKCIVVPHKDKNTLESAIYIYEGDWGNQLSKKGTRIGQYFAPLENWFENQNKPFLSGEIIFKLYDTYGFPYDLTADICRERGIDMDEDGFNREMEAQRARARAAQSFKADTQITYDGQDTEFKGYTQRQTESKVLALYKGSEAVTELNEGESGIVVLDQTPFYAESGGQVGDVGHIVSDGLNFRVEDTQKIKAAVNGHFGSVVTGRLKVGDSVSAQVDNAIRDAITKNHSVTHLMHQALRDVLGTHVEQKGSLQNADITRFDISHPQAITAEEIAEVERRVNHAIMQNVPVEVKTMSMEEAQKTGAMMLFGEKYGDFVRVVVMDEYSTELCGGTHVTRTGEIGFFKIISEGGIAAGIRRVEAITGQNALQWAQNQERLIKNIIAEVKAQTERDVLTKIQANAAQTKALEKDLAKAKAELAVHAGAKLLDNAKDVGEAKLVVAQIEADAAALREIVTDLTGKSDQAVVLLAAVNDSKVSLCAGVSKPLAAKVKAGDLVKFVAEQVGGKGGGRPDLAQAGGTDAAKLPDALNSVNDWVSGKLA from the coding sequence ATGAATACATCCGAACTCCGCCAAAAATTCCTCAAATTCTTTGAAAGCAAAGGCCATCAAATCGTTCACTCGTCTTCACTCGTGCCGCACGACGATCCCACCCTGCTCTTTACCAACGCGGGCATGAACCAATTTAAAGACGTATTCTTAGGCTTCGACAAACGCCCCTACAACCGCGCCACCACCGCCCAAAAATGCGTACGCGCAGGCGGCAAACACAACGACCTTGAAAACGTAGGCTACACCGCCCGCCACCACACCTTCTTTGAAATGATGGGTAACTTTTCATTCGGCGACTACTTCAAACGCGATGCCATCCATTTCGCTTGGGAATTTCTCACCGCTCCCGAATGGCTGAACCTGCCCAAAGAAAAACTCTTGGCCACCGTTTACGCCGAAGACGACGAAGCCTACAACATCTGGCTCAACGAAATCGGCATGCCGTCTGAAAAAATCATCCGCATCGGCGACAACAAAGGCAGCCGCTACGCCAGCGACAACTTCTGGCAAATGGGCGACACCGGCCCCTGCGGCCCCTGTTCCGAAATCTTCTACGACCACGGCGACCACATCTGGGGCGGCCCTCCGGGAAGCCCCGAAGAAGACGGCGACCGCTTTATCGAAATCTGGAACTGCGTGTTCATGCAGTTCAACCGCGACGAACAAGGCAATATGAACCCGCTGCCCAAGCCTTCGGTAGATACCGGCATGGGCTTGGAACGCATGGCCGCCGTCATGCAGCATGTGAACAGCAACTACGAAATTGATTTGTTCCAAAATCTGCTCAAAGCCGCTGCGCGCGAAACCGGCACCGAATTCAGCATGGACGTACCCAGCCTGAAAGTGATTGCCGACCACATCCGCGCCTGCTCGTTTTTGATTGCCGACGGCGTGCTGCCGAGCAACGAAGGCCGCGGCTATGTGCTGCGCCGCATCATCCGCCGCGCCGTACGCCACGGCTACAAACTCGGCCAAAAAGGCGCGTTCTTCCACAAACTCGTGCCCGATTTGGTGGCCGAAATGGGCGAAGCCTATCCCGAATTGAAAGAGAAGCAAGAGGCCATCACCGAAGCCTTGCTCCATGAAGAAACACGTTTCAGCGAAACTTTAGAAAAGGGCATGAACTTATTGGAAAATGAACTAGCTAACAACTCAAAAAATATGTCAAGTATTGGTTTTCATAGTGTTTTTTCTAAATTACCTGTTTATAAAACTGGTAAGGCAAAAGATGGAGTTCTGTTGCTTTCCACTGGAAATACGGAATTTAGAGCCTTAAGCCATATTACAAACGATGGTGAAAAATGCATTGTGGTTCCTCACAAAGACAAAAACACATTAGAAAGTGCAATTTATATTTATGAAGGCGATTGGGGTAACCAGCTTTCAAAAAAAGGTACACGTATTGGGCAATATTTCGCCCCTTTAGAAAATTGGTTTGAAAATCAAAATAAACCCTTTTTATCAGGCGAAATCATCTTCAAACTCTACGATACCTACGGTTTCCCCTACGACCTTACCGCCGACATCTGCCGCGAGCGTGGTATAGACATGGACGAAGACGGCTTCAACCGCGAAATGGAAGCCCAGCGCGCCCGCGCCCGCGCCGCACAAAGCTTCAAAGCCGACACCCAAATCACCTACGACGGCCAAGACACCGAGTTCAAAGGCTACACCCAACGCCAAACCGAATCCAAAGTATTGGCCTTATATAAAGGCAGCGAAGCCGTAACCGAACTGAACGAAGGCGAAAGCGGCATCGTTGTGCTCGACCAAACCCCTTTCTACGCCGAATCGGGCGGACAAGTGGGCGATGTCGGCCATATCGTTTCAGACGGCCTCAACTTCCGCGTGGAAGACACGCAAAAAATCAAAGCCGCCGTTAACGGCCACTTCGGCAGCGTCGTAACAGGCCGTCTGAAAGTAGGCGACAGCGTCAGCGCGCAAGTCGATAACGCCATCCGCGACGCCATCACCAAAAACCACAGCGTTACCCACCTGATGCACCAAGCCCTGCGCGACGTGCTCGGCACCCATGTCGAACAAAAAGGCTCGCTTCAAAACGCCGACATCACCCGCTTCGACATCTCCCATCCGCAAGCCATCACCGCCGAAGAAATCGCCGAAGTCGAACGCCGCGTCAACCACGCCATCATGCAAAACGTGCCCGTAGAAGTCAAAACCATGAGCATGGAAGAAGCCCAAAAAACCGGAGCCATGATGCTGTTCGGCGAAAAATACGGCGACTTCGTGCGCGTTGTTGTTATGGACGAATACTCCACCGAACTGTGCGGCGGCACCCACGTTACCCGCACCGGCGAAATCGGCTTCTTTAAAATCATTTCCGAAGGCGGTATCGCAGCAGGCATCCGCCGCGTCGAAGCCATCACCGGCCAAAACGCCCTGCAATGGGCGCAAAACCAAGAGCGGTTGATCAAAAACATCATCGCCGAAGTCAAAGCCCAAACCGAGCGCGACGTATTGACTAAAATCCAAGCCAACGCCGCCCAAACCAAAGCGCTGGAAAAAGATTTGGCCAAAGCCAAAGCCGAGCTTGCCGTACACGCCGGTGCAAAACTCTTGGATAACGCCAAAGACGTAGGCGAAGCCAAACTCGTGGTGGCCCAAATCGAAGCCGACGCAGCCGCCTTGCGCGAAATCGTAACCGACCTTACCGGCAAATCCGACCAAGCCGTCGTGCTGCTCGCCGCCGTAAACGACAGCAAAGTTTCCCTGTGCGCAGGCGTTTCCAAACCGTTAGCCGCCAAAGTAAAAGCAGGCGACTTGGTTAAATTTGTCGCTGAGCAAGTAGGCGGCAAAGGTGGCGGACGGCCGGATTTGGCACAGGCCGGCGGTACGGATGCCGCTAAATTACCCGATGCTTTAAATAGCGTGAATGATTGGGTTAGCGGTAAGCTGGCTTGA
- the pnp gene encoding polyribonucleotide nucleotidyltransferase translates to MFNKHVKSFQYGEHTVTLETGEIARQAAAAVKVSMGDTVVLVAVTANKDVKEGQDFFPLTVDYLERTYAAGKIPGGFFKREGKQSEKEILTSRLIDRPIRPLFPEGFYHDIQIVAMVVSVDPEIDSDIPAMIGASAALVLSGVPFAGPIGAARVGYVNNVYVLNPTKAQLAKSQMDLVVAGTQKAVLMVESEAQELPEHVMLGAVVYGHEQMQAVINAINEFADEVNPEVWDWKAPETNEELVAKVREISGTTIAEAFKIRQKQARSAKLDEAWNAVKDALITEETDTLTANEIKGIFKQLEADVVRGQILDGQPRIDGRDTRTVRPINIQTGVLPRTHGSALFTRGETQALAVATLGTQRDEQIIDALSGEYTDRFMLHYNFPPYSTGEVGRMGAPKRREIGHGRLAKRALVAVLPSQEEFSYTMRVVSEITESNGSSSMASVCGGCLSLLSAGVPLKAHVAGIAMGLILENNKFAVLTDILGDEDHLGDMDFKVAGTTEGVTALQMDIKIQGITKEIMQIALEQAKEARLHILAQMKEAVEGPQELSQHAPRLFTMKINQDKIRDVIGKGGETIRSITADTGTEINIAEDGTITIAATTQEAGDAAKKRIEEITAEVEVGKVYDGTVLKLLDNNVGAIVSVIPGKDGLVHISQIAHERVKNVSDYLQVGQNVKVKALEVDDRGRVRLSMKALIEAPEREPRQEQPVSGE, encoded by the coding sequence ATGTTCAACAAACACGTTAAATCTTTCCAATACGGCGAGCACACCGTTACCCTCGAAACCGGCGAAATCGCCCGCCAAGCCGCGGCAGCCGTGAAAGTTTCTATGGGCGACACTGTGGTTTTGGTGGCTGTTACCGCCAATAAAGACGTTAAAGAAGGTCAAGACTTTTTCCCCTTAACCGTTGACTATCTCGAGCGCACTTATGCTGCGGGTAAAATCCCCGGCGGTTTCTTCAAACGCGAAGGCAAGCAAAGCGAAAAAGAAATCCTCACCAGCCGCCTGATCGACCGCCCCATCCGCCCGCTGTTCCCCGAAGGTTTCTACCACGACATCCAAATCGTAGCGATGGTGGTTTCGGTTGACCCTGAAATCGATTCCGACATCCCCGCCATGATCGGTGCTTCTGCCGCACTGGTGTTGAGCGGCGTGCCGTTTGCCGGCCCGATCGGTGCCGCGCGCGTGGGTTATGTGAACAATGTTTATGTGTTGAACCCGACCAAAGCGCAACTGGCGAAATCGCAAATGGATTTGGTGGTTGCCGGTACGCAAAAAGCCGTGCTGATGGTGGAATCCGAAGCGCAAGAGCTGCCCGAACATGTGATGTTGGGCGCGGTGGTGTACGGCCACGAGCAAATGCAGGCCGTGATTAATGCCATCAATGAATTTGCCGACGAAGTCAACCCCGAAGTGTGGGATTGGAAAGCGCCGGAAACCAACGAAGAATTGGTGGCCAAAGTTCGTGAAATTTCCGGCACCACGATTGCCGAAGCGTTCAAAATCCGCCAAAAACAAGCCCGTTCCGCCAAATTGGACGAAGCTTGGAATGCGGTTAAAGATGCATTGATTACCGAAGAAACCGACACGCTCACCGCCAACGAAATCAAAGGCATTTTCAAACAACTGGAAGCCGACGTGGTGCGCGGTCAGATTTTGGACGGCCAACCGCGTATCGACGGCCGCGACACCCGCACCGTGCGCCCGATCAACATCCAAACCGGCGTATTGCCGCGCACCCACGGTTCCGCCCTGTTTACCCGCGGCGAAACCCAAGCCTTGGCAGTAGCCACTTTGGGCACTCAGCGCGACGAGCAAATCATTGATGCTTTGAGCGGCGAATACACCGACCGCTTCATGCTGCACTACAACTTCCCGCCGTACTCTACCGGCGAAGTGGGCCGCATGGGTGCGCCGAAACGCCGCGAAATCGGCCACGGCCGCTTGGCCAAACGCGCACTGGTTGCCGTGCTGCCTTCGCAGGAAGAGTTCAGCTACACCATGCGCGTGGTTTCCGAAATTACCGAGTCTAACGGCTCGTCTTCTATGGCTTCCGTGTGCGGCGGCTGTTTGAGCCTGCTGTCTGCCGGTGTGCCGCTGAAAGCACACGTTGCCGGTATCGCCATGGGCTTGATTTTGGAAAACAACAAATTCGCCGTATTGACCGACATTTTGGGCGACGAAGACCACTTGGGCGATATGGATTTCAAAGTGGCCGGCACCACCGAAGGCGTTACCGCGCTGCAAATGGACATTAAGATTCAAGGTATTACCAAAGAAATCATGCAGATTGCTTTGGAGCAGGCCAAAGAAGCGCGTCTGCACATTTTGGCGCAGATGAAAGAAGCCGTTGAAGGCCCGCAAGAGCTGTCGCAACATGCTCCGCGCCTGTTTACCATGAAGATCAACCAAGACAAAATCCGCGATGTGATCGGCAAAGGCGGCGAAACCATCCGCAGCATCACCGCCGACACCGGCACCGAAATCAATATTGCCGAAGACGGCACGATTACCATTGCCGCCACCACTCAGGAAGCGGGCGATGCGGCGAAAAAACGCATCGAAGAAATCACCGCCGAAGTGGAAGTGGGCAAAGTGTACGACGGCACGGTATTGAAACTGCTTGATAACAACGTCGGCGCCATCGTTTCCGTGATTCCGGGTAAAGACGGTTTGGTACACATCAGCCAAATCGCCCACGAGCGCGTGAAAAACGTGAGCGACTACCTGCAAGTCGGCCAAAACGTGAAAGTGAAAGCGCTGGAAGTGGACGACCGCGGCCGTGTGCGCCTGTCGATGAAAGCCTTGATCGAAGCGCCCGAACGCGAACCGCGCCAAGAGCAACCCGTAAGCGGCGAATAA
- the hemF gene encoding oxygen-dependent coproporphyrinogen oxidase yields MHTESVLAVLKTLQNQICEALEAEDGEARFVADQWQSKLGIGESRVLKNGKVFEQAGVNFSHVKGDAMPSSATAHRPELAGARFEAMGVSLVIHPKNPYVPTSHANVRFFIAYPEGKEPVWWFGGGFDLTPFYPFEADILHWHQTAAAVCAPFGEDIYPQYKKWCDEYFYLKHRGETRGVGGLFFDDLNRWDFDTCLNFIRAVGEGYIEAYRPIVARRKDTAYGERERQFQLYRRGRYVEFNLVWDRGTLFGLQSGGRTESILMSMPPLVRFEYAYEPEADTSEARLNEFLKPRDWLQELA; encoded by the coding sequence ATGCATACAGAATCCGTATTGGCCGTTTTGAAAACGCTGCAAAACCAAATCTGTGAAGCCTTGGAAGCGGAAGACGGCGAAGCCCGTTTCGTTGCCGACCAATGGCAAAGCAAACTCGGTATCGGCGAGAGCCGCGTATTGAAAAACGGCAAGGTATTCGAGCAGGCCGGTGTTAATTTTTCGCATGTGAAAGGCGATGCCATGCCTTCATCCGCCACCGCACACCGCCCCGAATTGGCGGGAGCACGCTTTGAAGCGATGGGCGTGTCGCTGGTTATCCATCCGAAAAATCCCTATGTGCCCACCAGCCATGCCAATGTGCGCTTTTTTATCGCCTACCCCGAAGGCAAAGAGCCGGTGTGGTGGTTCGGCGGCGGCTTTGATTTAACGCCGTTTTACCCGTTTGAAGCAGACATTCTGCATTGGCATCAAACCGCCGCCGCCGTGTGTGCGCCTTTCGGCGAAGATATTTATCCGCAATACAAAAAATGGTGCGACGAGTATTTTTATCTCAAGCACCGCGGCGAAACACGCGGCGTGGGCGGGCTGTTTTTCGACGACTTGAACCGCTGGGATTTCGATACCTGCCTGAATTTCATCCGTGCCGTCGGCGAAGGCTATATCGAAGCCTACCGCCCCATCGTTGCCCGCCGCAAAGATACCGCATACGGCGAGCGCGAACGTCAATTCCAACTATACCGCCGCGGCCGTTATGTGGAATTTAATTTGGTGTGGGACAGAGGCACGCTGTTCGGCCTGCAAAGCGGCGGGCGCACCGAAAGCATTTTGATGTCGATGCCGCCGCTGGTGCGCTTTGAATACGCCTACGAGCCGGAAGCAGACACATCCGAAGCACGCTTGAACGAATTTCTGAAACCTCGCGATTGGTTGCAAGAATTGGCTTAA